The Microcystis aeruginosa NIES-843 sequence AACTTTTTGCTTCCTCTCAGATTAACTCCTGTCAGTTCGCCCTGATAGGCGCGACATTCAGTCACCTCTGTCTGTTATATTTTATACAAAACGACGTGCGATTACCCTGTCCAGCTTGTTTCAAAACTGCATTAGCAGTATGGCGTGATTTAATAGTATTATCAACTACAAATCTTCTTTCTGTCAGAGTACTATACCAAATTTCATGATCTCCTTTCCCTTGACGTTCAAAATAACATCCGGCTGCTGAAAGTAGTTTTTTTAATGCAGTTGTTAAAGAAGTAGCCATCTAAACAGCGCACTCAATTGATTCTTGACGATGACTAATTAGTTCAAAAGTTATCGCTTTTTGAGGTTCAATGGTAATTAGATGATTGAGTTGTAATAATTCTGGAATTATCTGTCGTAATTTAGCTGTTAAAGCTTCGATGGTATCAGCTTCGGTGACTAATCCCGGAATATCTTCACTCTCTGCTACCCACACTTGCGCCTCTCGATCCCAAAATGCTTCTACTTGGTACGGTTTTTGATTCATGATTATTTAGTTCAATTGAGTAGAATTAGCTGATATATCAATTAAGATTATACAGTGCGATCCTGTGATACAATAAAATATGCAGTATTAAAAAATCAAATCAAAGAGT is a genomic window containing:
- a CDS encoding type II toxin-antitoxin system HicA family toxin — translated: MATSLTTALKKLLSAAGCYFERQGKGDHEIWYSTLTERRFVVDNTIKSRHTANAVLKQAGQGNRTSFCIKYNRQR
- a CDS encoding DUF1902 domain-containing protein, producing MNQKPYQVEAFWDREAQVWVAESEDIPGLVTEADTIEALTAKLRQIIPELLQLNHLITIEPQKAITFELISHRQESIECAV